One Onychostoma macrolepis isolate SWU-2019 chromosome 15, ASM1243209v1, whole genome shotgun sequence DNA segment encodes these proteins:
- the tnfaip1 gene encoding BTB/POZ domain-containing adapter for CUL3-mediated RhoA degradation protein 2: MSGESCLHQLQPQTGPIVSVSSVACPKTNTCTYRGVTGNKYVQLNVGGNLYYSTLQVLTRQDTLLRSMFSGKMEVLTDKEGWILIDRCGKHFSLILSYLRDEFVTLPKSRQGIMELLAEAKYYQIQGLIDLCQRALQDNEEKALCVIPVITSPKEEERLIQGCVRPVVKLLYNRGNNKYSYTSNSDDNLLKNIELFEKLSLSYSSRVLFIKDVIGDEICCWSFYGQSRKLAEVCCTSIVYATEKKQTKVEFPEARIYEETLNALLYETLPVPDNSLLEATRRRNNCCSHSEEEETVELRERVRRIHVKRYSTYDDRPLGH; the protein is encoded by the exons ATGTCAGGAGAGAGCTGCCTGCACCAGCTTCAACCACAAACCGGGCCCATTGTGTCAGTCTCTTCAGTGGCCTGCCCCAAGACTAACACCTGCACATACCGCGGTGTCACCGGCAACAAGTACGTGCAGCTCAATGTTGGCGGAAATCTTTACTATTCCACACTGCAAGTTCTCACCCGACAGGACACCCTCCTGAGATCCATGTTCAGCGGCAAGATGGAAGTGCTCACTGATAAGGAAG GTTGGATTCTAATAGATCGCTGTGGGAAACACTTTAGTTTGATTCTCAGCTATCTCCGTGATGAATTTGTGACCTTGCCCAAGAGCAGACAGGGTATCATGGAGCTGCTAGCAGAAGCCAAGTATTACCAGATACAGGGATTGATAGACTTGTGCCAGAGAGCCCTGCAG GATAATGAAGAAAAGGCTTTGTGTGTTATCCCAGTCATAACATCTCCGAAAGAGGAAGAGAGGCTGATACAAGGCTGCGTAAGG CCTGTTGTAAAACTGCTTTACAACCGAGGTAACAACAAATATTCCTATACAAG CAACTCGGATGACAACCTACTCAAGAATATTGAGTTGTTTGAGAAGCTGTCTCTGAGCTACAGCAGTCGTGTGCTCTTCATTAAAGATGTCATCGGAGACGAGATCTGCTGCTGGTCCTTTTACGGACAGAGCCGTAAGCTAGCAGAAGTCTGTTGCACATCCATCGTTTATGCTACTGAGAAGAAGCAGACAAAG GTTGAGTTTCCAGAAGCACGGATCTATGAGGAGACGCTAAATGCCCTGCTTTATGAGACTCTCCCAGTCCCAGATAACTCCCTGTTGGAGGCCACCCGCAGACGGAACAATTGTTGCTCACACAGTGAAGAGGAGGAGACTGTGGAGCTGAGGGAGCGTGTGCGGCGCATCCACGTTAAAAGATACAGCACTTATGACGACAGACCACTTGGACATTAG